Genomic DNA from Bacteroidales bacterium:
GATAAGATATAGTAATTCTTCCCTGTATGGAGTGTCGGGAAATTCTATTAAACTGCTTTTTAAAGAAATTGTAGCTGCTTTGTAATCGCCTAAATTAAGATATAATTTAGCATTATTAAATGATTTTGTTTCTAATTTATATCGCAACTTATCAATTAACTCATTTGCTTTGTTTATTTTCTCACTATCAGGATATTTATTTATAAATAATTGGAATGTTTCAATAGCTTTGTAAGTAATACTTTGATCTAAACTAGGTTTATACGAGTTTAAGAAATAGCAATAAGCACTTTGAAACTCACATTCTTCGGTATATTCACTATTTGGAAAAGTAGTTGAAAAATTTTGAAAATGATATCCTGCTAAAATATATTCTTTTTGATGATAATGACAATATGCATAGTAATAAGAAATTTTCTCAGCTTTTGAAGTACCTCTGTAAACTGATATTATTTCTTCAAGTAAAGATAATGAACGGTAATAATCTTCATCTTCGAAATATTCGATTGCTTTTTCATATTTTAAATTATAATCAGAACTTTTTAATAATTTCTGATATTTACTACATGAAAAGAAAGTAAAAGTAATTATACCAAGGATAAATATTAAGAAATATTGCTTTTTTAACATTTATGAAATATTTGAGTAAAAAATGATTTGCAAAGATAATATATTATAATTAAAAGAAAACTAAATATTTATGTAAATATTGTGTTTTTTTCTTATAAATCGGAACAAGTTGATTAGTACCAAAGATAAAAAAGGGTTCTTCGGTTAAATTAATGGGTAATGTTATAAGTTAAGGATGAGGCTAAGTTCAAAAACATTATTAATTTTCTATTGTTTTTATTAATAA
This window encodes:
- the bamD gene encoding outer membrane protein assembly factor BamD, with product MLKKQYFLIFILGIITFTFFSCSKYQKLLKSSDYNLKYEKAIEYFEDEDYYRSLSLLEEIISVYRGTSKAEKISYYYAYCHYHQKEYILAGYHFQNFSTTFPNSEYTEECEFQSAYCYFLNSYKPSLDQSITYKAIETFQLFINKYPDSEKINKANELIDKLRYKLETKSFNNAKLYLNLGDYKAATISLKSSLIEFPDTPYREELLYLILKSEYLFASNSIEKKKKERLETTIDEYYSLIDEFPNSKFIKDAEQIYIRSTKELENFN